The following are from one region of the Capsicum annuum cultivar UCD-10X-F1 chromosome 1, UCD10Xv1.1, whole genome shotgun sequence genome:
- the LOC107869431 gene encoding alpha/beta hydrolase domain-containing protein 17B produces MGCCISQLAAKFAFFPPTPATYQVKKRDDGRLVAVSTTSSMPISGAVDDVNLDVLLVDTKRGNKIVAFYLKNPYAKLTVLYSHGNAADLGQLYDLFVQLKANLRINLMGYDYSGYGASTGKPSEFDTYADIEAVYGCLQTEYGISQEDLILYGQSVGSGPTLHLAAKLPRLRGVVLHSGILSGLRVLCHANFTCCFDIYKNLNKIQKVKSPVLVIHGTEDDVVNWLHGNGLWKMARDPYEPLWIKGGGHCNLELYPDYIRHLCRFIQEMECMTTEIRLRKIKQTLRVPKRSDTTISTNCCCQVKCRLPNCLNCSKVSCTNCCYWPKCPKWKPKCLVCWMPGCLKCSCMLPKCSCVCPECSCACPRCSCTCPKCSCACPKCCCWSVNCSCW; encoded by the exons ATGGGTTGTTGTATATCTCAGTTGGCAGCAAAATTTGCATTTTTTCCTCCAACACCGGCTACATATCAAGTCAAGAAAAGGGATGATGGAAGACTTGTTGCTGTTTCAACTACATCTTCTATGCCTATTTCTGGTGCTGTTGATGATGTTAATCTTGATGTCTTGTTAGTTGACACTAAAAGAGGCAACAAGATTGTAGCTTTTTACTTGAAAAATCCATATGCTAAACTTACTGTGCTTTACTCTCATGGCAATGCTGCTGATCTAGGACAACTCTATGACTTGTTTGTTCAGCTTAAAGCTAATCTCAGAATCAACCTTATGGG ATATGACTATTCTGGCTATGGAGCATCTACAGGAAAG CCAAGCGAATTTGATACATATGCGGACATAGAAGCGGTGTATGGTTGCCTTCAAACAGAGTATGGAATTAGCCAGGAAGATTTGATTCTGTATGGGCAATCTGTTGGAAGTGGCCCAACATTACACTTGGCAGCTAAATTACCACGTTTGAGGGGTGTGGTTCTGCACAGCGGCATTCTTTCTGGCCTTCGTGTGCTTTGCCATGCAAACTTCACTTGTTGCTTTGACATTTATAAG AATTTAAACAAGATTCAGAAGGTGAAAAGCCCTGTGCTTGTTATACAT GGCACAGAGGATGATGTAGTTAATTGGCTACACGGTAATGGACTTTGGAAAATGGCGAGGGATCCATATGAGCCCTTATGGATCAAAGGAGGAGGCCACTGCAACTTGGAACTTTACCCGGATTACATCCGCCACCTTTGCAGGTTTATCCAAGAAATGGAGTGCATGACCACTGAAATCAGGCTAAGAAAGATTAAACAAACGTTACGTGTGCCAAAGAGATCAGATACGACCATTTCTACCAACTGCTGTTGTCAAGTTAAATGCAGACTACCTAATTGTCTAAATTGCTCAAAAGTGAGCTGCACGAACTGTTGCTATTGGCCAAAATGCCCTAAATGGAAGCCCAAATGCTTGGTGTGTTGGATGCCCGGCTGCCTCAAATGTTCCTGCATGTTGCCAAAATGTTCATGCGTGTGCCCAGAATGTTCATGTGCATGCCCAAGATGTTCGTGTACATGCCCAAAATGTTCGTGTGCATGTCCAAAGTGCTGTTGTTGGAGCGTAAACTGTTCGTGTTGGTGA
- the LOC107869443 gene encoding 40S ribosomal protein S30, with amino-acid sequence MGKVHGSLARAGKVRGQTPKVAKQDKKKKPRGRAHKRMQYNRRFVTAVVGFGKKRGPNSSEK; translated from the exons ATGG GTAAGGTACACGGATCACTAGCTCGTGCTGGTAAGGTTAGAGGACAAACTCCAAAGGTTGCTAAGCAGGATAAGAAGAAGAAGCCTAGAGGGCGTGCTCACAAGCGTATGCAATACAATCGCAGATTCGTTACTGCTG TTGTTGGCTTCGGAAAGAAGAGAGGACCAAACTCTTCTGAGAAGTAG